One window of Dysgonomonas mossii genomic DNA carries:
- a CDS encoding glycoside hydrolase family 108 protein: protein MAKVELLIPFILRWEGGFVDDPDDRGGATNKGITIATYRFYRRQRGYATTTVADLKNISDAEWADVLKSLYWDKWQGDKIVNQSIANILVDWVWASGSYGIKLPQKILGVTADGVVGNQTLAAVNDYTPQCELFEKIRQERIAFVNRIVAARPANRKFRRGWLNRINDLKFEE, encoded by the coding sequence ATGGCAAAGGTTGAACTGCTTATTCCATTTATTCTCCGATGGGAAGGTGGCTTTGTAGACGATCCCGACGATAGGGGCGGAGCTACCAATAAGGGCATAACGATAGCTACCTACAGGTTCTACCGCCGCCAAAGAGGATACGCCACAACCACCGTTGCCGACCTGAAGAATATTTCGGACGCAGAGTGGGCGGATGTGCTCAAAAGCCTCTATTGGGACAAGTGGCAGGGGGATAAGATTGTGAATCAGAGCATAGCCAATATCCTTGTCGACTGGGTATGGGCTTCGGGCAGCTATGGCATCAAGTTGCCGCAAAAGATCTTGGGCGTTACTGCCGATGGTGTTGTGGGCAACCAAACGTTGGCTGCTGTGAATGATTATACACCTCAGTGTGAACTTTTCGAAAAAATCCGCCAAGAGCGTATCGCCTTTGTGAATAGGATTGTGGCAGCACGTCCGGCGAATCGAAAGTTCAGGAGAGGGTGGTTAAACAGGATTAACGATTTAAAATTTGAAGAATGA
- a CDS encoding XkdF-like putative serine protease domain-containing protein: MIDESADDLTGIYAISFVDFPANQVDFIALDRQQELHLSRDTAKQVLTGVVLKPGQLIYRHSPQTGDYYIRFSEEQVEKIARKMMKTGVALHSTTHQHRSPLTGNYLTELWIVEDPENDKSKALGFSDLPKGTLMCSYKIEDKNYWEKEVMSGHVKGFSLEGFFSQQVSLSRINNKSMNNKKKKVKQTLLGRIANMLLDIDAVEKADTTASGTAYVVFVLADGKEAYVDADGFVTLDGEQMAAGEHNLSNGNLLVVDENGQFVETREPSDDKTNPEDAKAKQALRNKKRGVRLSDFDGKTAEALKAKIAEMQATIEQLLQALDEANGMLEDTKTQVEEMRRKTPSAYPAVQLSGTGKSPAEMSTAERMAAALNQTINRRK, translated from the coding sequence ATGATCGACGAAAGTGCCGACGACCTGACGGGCATCTATGCCATTTCGTTCGTCGACTTTCCGGCAAACCAAGTCGATTTTATCGCTCTCGACAGACAACAGGAACTACATCTTAGCCGAGATACCGCAAAGCAAGTGCTCACAGGCGTTGTGCTCAAACCCGGACAACTCATCTACCGCCATTCGCCGCAAACGGGTGACTATTACATCCGCTTTTCGGAGGAGCAGGTAGAGAAAATTGCCCGCAAGATGATGAAAACAGGCGTTGCCCTGCATAGCACCACCCATCAGCACCGGTCGCCCCTCACAGGCAACTACCTCACCGAACTGTGGATAGTAGAAGATCCCGAAAACGATAAGTCGAAAGCACTCGGATTTAGCGACCTGCCAAAAGGTACACTCATGTGCAGCTACAAGATAGAAGACAAAAACTATTGGGAAAAGGAAGTGATGAGCGGGCATGTAAAGGGATTTTCCCTCGAAGGCTTTTTCTCTCAGCAAGTTTCCCTATCCCGCATAAATAACAAAAGTATGAATAACAAAAAGAAAAAAGTGAAACAGACATTGCTTGGACGCATCGCAAACATGCTGCTCGACATCGATGCCGTAGAAAAAGCAGACACGACTGCCAGCGGCACGGCCTATGTGGTCTTTGTTCTTGCCGACGGCAAAGAGGCGTATGTGGATGCCGATGGATTTGTGACGCTCGATGGTGAGCAAATGGCGGCGGGAGAACACAACCTGTCGAACGGAAACCTGCTGGTAGTAGACGAGAACGGACAATTTGTGGAAACACGAGAGCCTTCGGACGATAAAACCAACCCCGAAGATGCTAAAGCCAAACAAGCGTTGCGAAACAAGAAAAGAGGAGTCAGGCTGTCCGACTTTGACGGAAAAACGGCAGAAGCCCTCAAAGCCAAGATTGCCGAAATGCAGGCTACCATCGAACAACTCCTGCAAGCCCTCGACGAAGCAAACGGAATGCTCGAAGATACCAAAACACAGGTCGAAGAAATGCGCCGCAAGACACCTTCGGCATATCCTGCCGTACAGCTTTCGGGCACAGGCAAGTCTCCTGCCGAGATGAGCACAGCCGAGCGCATGGCAGCGGCTCTTAACCAAACTATCAACAGAAGAAAATAA
- a CDS encoding LexA family transcriptional regulator, which produces MEIHERIKKIREDLFKGSNSEFARSIDEKPNTTSNWISGNRKIGLEVIEKILARLPQINASWLLTEEGPMMKADADKEEPYLITKAGVKYFQLANGKYLMRVPFVPIKAYAKYIDDYRDAEFSGSLDEYNFIVDQIGHGKYMAFEIKGDSMDDDTRKSLANGDIVLGRELGSEHWRDKLRTNEYPNWIIVLDNTILCKQIINQDVEKGTITCHSLNTSPEYSDFELSFNDIRQMFNIIQRVSNMM; this is translated from the coding sequence ATGGAAATACATGAGAGAATAAAGAAAATAAGGGAAGATTTGTTTAAAGGGTCTAACAGCGAATTCGCCAGATCGATAGACGAAAAACCAAATACGACTAGCAACTGGATAAGTGGAAACCGAAAAATCGGATTGGAAGTGATAGAGAAAATACTTGCCCGTCTACCACAAATAAATGCAAGCTGGCTACTCACCGAAGAAGGGCCGATGATGAAAGCCGACGCTGACAAGGAAGAGCCTTACCTGATAACAAAGGCGGGAGTGAAATACTTTCAGTTGGCAAACGGAAAATACCTGATGCGGGTTCCCTTTGTGCCGATAAAAGCCTATGCCAAGTACATAGACGACTATCGTGATGCCGAGTTTAGCGGTTCGCTCGACGAGTACAATTTCATTGTAGACCAGATAGGACACGGAAAGTATATGGCCTTTGAGATAAAGGGCGACAGCATGGACGACGATACACGCAAAAGCCTCGCAAACGGCGACATCGTGCTGGGGCGTGAACTGGGATCGGAACACTGGAGAGACAAGTTGCGTACAAATGAGTATCCGAACTGGATAATTGTGCTCGACAACACCATCCTCTGCAAACAGATAATAAATCAGGACGTAGAAAAAGGCACGATTACCTGTCATTCGCTAAACACCTCACCCGAATATTCAGACTTCGAGTTGAGCTTTAACGATATACGGCAGATGTTCAATATTATACAAAGGGTATCGAATATGATGTAA
- a CDS encoding phage holin family protein, whose amino-acid sequence MTYTDNFLVGLLDFFIWAKWLLILALTLTLADLKFGIAAAKARKEDVKKSKAVRRTIDKITSYIIWVILAYTFGQAFALPFGVELLPMLMLVIIYGVELESIYVNYFASRGKNVKVNILKFFGKKTDIIEVEDEKKNEDKDGKG is encoded by the coding sequence ATGACATACACCGATAATTTTTTAGTAGGGCTTCTGGATTTCTTTATTTGGGCTAAATGGCTCTTGATCCTGGCACTGACACTAACGCTTGCCGACCTGAAGTTTGGAATAGCCGCCGCCAAAGCCAGAAAAGAAGACGTAAAGAAATCGAAAGCCGTGCGCCGTACAATCGACAAGATAACTAGCTACATCATTTGGGTTATATTGGCATACACCTTCGGACAGGCATTTGCTTTGCCTTTTGGCGTGGAGTTGCTCCCTATGCTCATGCTTGTGATTATATACGGGGTAGAATTGGAAAGCATTTATGTGAATTACTTCGCATCGAGAGGTAAAAACGTGAAGGTGAACATTCTAAAGTTTTTTGGAAAGAAAACCGATATCATAGAAGTAGAAGACGAAAAGAAAAATGAAGACAAAGATGGCAAAGGTTGA